Proteins encoded within one genomic window of Pieris rapae chromosome 1, ilPieRapa1.1, whole genome shotgun sequence:
- the LOC111003866 gene encoding mitochondrial intermembrane space import and assembly protein 40-B — protein sequence MSGGSGEPNTTSRRTWSVSEDGKHTVVVASRSELSTPSNVSLPPPEPAPGLILQDGSINWGCPCLGGMATGPCGTQFRDAFSCFHYSEAEPKGSDCYEKFSVMQECMAQYPELYGKDDDDDDELAAAMEESAATSEDSTTKDDAQKKL from the coding sequence ATGTCTGGTGGATCTGGTGAACCAAATACTACGAGTAGAAGGACATGGAGTGTTAGTGAGGATGGCAAGCACACAGTTGTTGTGGCAAGCCGCAGTGAGTTGAGTACACCTAGTAATGTATCCCTACCTCCTCCAGAGCCTGCTCCAGGCCTTATATTACAAGATGGGTCTATTAATTGGGGCTGTCCTTGTCTTGGTGGCATGGCCACTGGGCCCTGCGGTACTCAATTCCGCGATGCATTTTCCTGCTTCCATTACAGTGAAGCTGAACCAAAAGGAAGTGATTGTTATGAAAAGTTCAGTGTTATGCAAGAGTGCATGGCACAGTATCCTGAGTTGTATGGCAAGgacgatgatgatgatgatgaactTGCTGCTGCTATGGAGGAGTCTGCAGCTACCAGTGAAGATTCTACAACCAAAGATGACGCACAAAAGAAATTGTAA